One stretch of Armatimonadota bacterium DNA includes these proteins:
- a CDS encoding O-methyltransferase: protein MGEDRILGVIRELERTTGYGRRFPILGPAKGELLYALTLVARPAAVLELGTGVGYSSLHMARALPSGAKLVSVDWDPRNAREALQNVKKAGLEGMVEIVVEEAGAFLRRSTSLYDMIFLDVDKSRYLPLLEDCIARLHRGGILVADNLLWPELREFREAITRHPSLRSAIIQLEDGVSLSVKVA, encoded by the coding sequence GTGGGGGAGGACAGGATCCTCGGGGTGATCCGGGAGCTGGAGCGGACCACGGGTTATGGTCGGCGCTTCCCCATCCTGGGGCCCGCAAAGGGAGAGCTCCTCTACGCCCTCACCCTCGTGGCCCGACCCGCTGCGGTGCTCGAGCTCGGGACCGGGGTCGGCTACTCTTCCCTCCACATGGCCCGGGCCTTGCCCTCGGGGGCGAAGCTGGTCTCCGTGGACTGGGATCCCCGAAACGCCCGGGAAGCCCTCCAGAACGTGAAGAAGGCGGGACTGGAGGGGATGGTGGAGATCGTGGTGGAGGAGGCCGGCGCCTTCCTCCGCCGGAGCACCTCCCTGTACGACATGATCTTCCTGGACGTGGACAAGTCACGGTACCTCCCCCTCCTGGAGGACTGCATCGCGAGGTTGCACAGGGGAGGGATCCTCGTGGCGGATAACCTCCTCTGGCCAGAGCTCCGGGAGTTCCGGGAGGCCATCACGAGGCACCCGAGCCTCCGGTCCGCCATCATCCAGTTGGAGGACGGTGTCTCCTTGAGCGTGAAGGTGGCGTAG
- a CDS encoding sulfurtransferase: MAQYAHPEVLVETGWLHEHLGDPTLRIVESNEDPDLYAQGHIPGAIHIRWKTDLQDPVRRDWISREQLERLLGGRGIGNEHTIVLYGDKNNWFATYTFWLLRYYGVENLKILNGGRQKWIAEGRPLTTEVPQYPPTTFRARDPDPALRAFRDEILQRLRDPALALVDVRSPQEYHGELIAPPGYPQEGAQRPGHIPGAVNVPWTQNVREDGTFRSAEELRALYEPQGIAPDKEVIAYCRIGERSSLTWFVLKYLLGYPKVKNYDGSWTEWGSLVGAPIERTASGEVGR; the protein is encoded by the coding sequence ATGGCTCAGTACGCACATCCCGAAGTTCTGGTGGAGACCGGATGGTTGCACGAGCACCTGGGGGATCCCACGCTTCGGATCGTGGAGTCCAACGAGGATCCCGATCTCTACGCGCAGGGCCACATCCCCGGGGCCATCCACATCCGGTGGAAGACGGATCTACAGGACCCCGTACGCCGGGACTGGATCAGCCGGGAGCAGCTGGAGAGGCTGCTGGGCGGACGAGGGATCGGCAACGAGCATACCATCGTCCTCTACGGGGATAAGAACAACTGGTTCGCCACCTACACCTTCTGGCTGCTGCGGTACTACGGGGTGGAGAACCTGAAGATCCTGAACGGCGGCCGGCAGAAGTGGATCGCGGAGGGCCGCCCCCTTACCACGGAGGTGCCGCAGTACCCGCCCACCACCTTCCGGGCCAGGGACCCGGATCCTGCGCTGCGGGCCTTTCGGGACGAGATCCTCCAGCGGCTGCGGGATCCCGCGCTCGCCCTCGTGGATGTCCGTTCCCCCCAGGAGTACCATGGGGAGCTCATCGCGCCGCCCGGGTATCCGCAGGAGGGAGCCCAGCGGCCCGGACACATCCCGGGCGCTGTGAACGTCCCCTGGACCCAGAACGTGCGGGAGGATGGGACCTTCAGGTCCGCGGAGGAGCTGCGGGCCCTCTATGAGCCGCAGGGGATCGCCCCCGATAAGGAGGTGATCGCCTACTGCCGGATCGGGGAGCGCTCGAGCCTCACCTGGTTCGTGCTGAAGTACCTGCTGGGCTACCCGAAGGTGAAGAACTACGACGGGTCCTGGACGGAGTGGGGGAGCCTCGTGGGCGCCCCGATTGAGCGCACGGCTTCCGGGGAGGTCGGGAGATGA
- a CDS encoding DUF4395 domain-containing protein: MMVDRNALRTNQVGILVLVVAAFLLDLPWLLLLTGLALTLGALDPRVAPFQLLYHRVLKGRLVRPDARPEDPTPHRFAQALGGTFLLAAAVALFGGAYGVGWTLAWLVAALALVNLLFGFCAGCFLYLQLARLGVLRR, translated from the coding sequence ATGATGGTGGACCGCAATGCCCTGCGGACCAACCAGGTGGGTATCCTCGTGCTGGTGGTGGCGGCGTTCCTGCTGGACCTCCCGTGGCTATTGCTCCTCACAGGCCTTGCCCTCACCCTGGGAGCCCTGGATCCCCGGGTCGCCCCCTTCCAGCTCCTGTACCACCGGGTGCTGAAGGGCCGTCTGGTACGGCCGGACGCGCGTCCGGAAGACCCGACTCCCCACCGGTTCGCCCAGGCCCTGGGCGGAACCTTCCTCCTCGCGGCCGCGGTGGCCTTGTTCGGGGGAGCCTACGGGGTGGGTTGGACGCTCGCCTGGCTCGTGGCGGCCCTGGCCTTGGTGAACCTCCTCTTCGGGTTCTGCGCGGGCTGCTTCCTCTACCTCCAGCTCGCCCGCCTGGGCGTCCTCCGGCGGTGA
- a CDS encoding thioredoxin family protein → MSERVLIALGILLLVTVGWSAFLRFRDRRFLRAPADVPGPAVVAFTHPLCVPCRTQQVPALERLRISHPEVRIEVVDVLQHPERARRYGIWTVPATAVVDASGRIVALNHGVADEHRLLHQLAQTHPPLRELTRA, encoded by the coding sequence ATGTCGGAACGGGTGCTGATCGCCCTCGGGATCCTCCTCCTCGTCACGGTGGGGTGGTCGGCCTTCCTCCGCTTCCGCGACCGGCGGTTTCTGCGGGCGCCGGCGGACGTGCCCGGGCCCGCGGTGGTGGCCTTCACCCACCCCCTGTGCGTCCCGTGCCGCACCCAGCAGGTGCCGGCCCTGGAGCGCCTGCGGATCTCGCACCCGGAGGTCCGCATCGAGGTGGTGGACGTGCTACAGCATCCGGAACGCGCCCGGCGGTACGGGATCTGGACCGTCCCCGCCACCGCGGTGGTGGACGCCTCCGGTCGCATCGTCGCCCTCAACCACGGGGTGGCGGACGAGCACCGTCTCCTCCACCAGCTGGCCCAGACACATCCGCCCCTCCGGGAACTCACCCGCGCGTGA
- the proS gene encoding proline--tRNA ligase has product MEAKEVVKEIPRKHESLSEWYTAVCLRAELADYAPVRGCMVIRPYGWALWENIQRWLDAEFRRTGHQTAAFPLFIPESFLKKEAEHVAGFAPQVAWVTHGGEEALSERLAVRPTSEAIIMPMYAKWIQSYRDLPVRILQWGSVVRWEKSTRLFLRTLEFFWHEGHTAHRTAEEADEECRLILDIYRRLLEGELAIPVLVGKKPPSEKFAGADWTYTLEALMPDGQAIQAGTSHFLGQHFARAFQVKFLDRDNTEKYVWTTSWAVTTRLIGALVLAHGDDRGLFLPPRIAPIQVVIVPIRFEEEPGVLERARVLAARLGERFRVHLDDREEYTPGWKFNEWELRGVPLRIELGPRELRGEQAVLVARDGEGGKRSVPLAGIEEAVEAELEAVQRRMFERAREFLQTHTLAATSYEEATELIRQRRGFVRVQWCLDQGCEDRLREDTGGSPRVIPEEPPEGTCVVCGQPSRAVVYFARAY; this is encoded by the coding sequence ATGGAAGCGAAGGAGGTCGTCAAGGAAATCCCCCGCAAGCACGAGAGCCTCTCGGAGTGGTACACCGCGGTTTGCCTCCGGGCGGAGCTCGCGGACTACGCGCCCGTGCGCGGGTGCATGGTGATCCGGCCGTACGGATGGGCCCTCTGGGAGAACATCCAACGCTGGCTCGATGCGGAGTTCCGGCGTACGGGGCACCAGACCGCGGCCTTCCCGCTTTTCATCCCCGAGTCCTTCCTCAAGAAGGAGGCGGAGCACGTGGCGGGGTTCGCCCCGCAGGTGGCGTGGGTGACCCACGGGGGGGAGGAGGCGCTCAGCGAGCGGCTTGCGGTGCGTCCCACCTCCGAGGCCATCATCATGCCCATGTACGCGAAGTGGATCCAGTCCTACCGGGACTTGCCCGTGCGCATCCTCCAATGGGGGAGCGTGGTGCGGTGGGAAAAGTCCACGCGCCTGTTCCTGCGCACCCTGGAGTTCTTCTGGCACGAGGGGCACACCGCCCATCGCACCGCGGAGGAGGCGGACGAGGAGTGCCGCCTGATCCTCGACATCTACCGGCGCCTGCTGGAAGGAGAGCTGGCCATCCCCGTTCTCGTCGGGAAAAAACCCCCGAGCGAGAAGTTCGCGGGCGCGGACTGGACCTACACCCTGGAGGCCCTCATGCCCGACGGGCAAGCGATCCAGGCGGGGACCTCCCACTTCCTCGGACAGCACTTCGCCCGGGCCTTTCAGGTGAAGTTCCTGGACCGGGACAACACGGAGAAGTATGTGTGGACCACCTCCTGGGCGGTGACCACACGCCTGATCGGCGCCCTCGTGCTGGCCCACGGGGATGACCGGGGGCTGTTCTTGCCGCCCCGCATCGCTCCCATCCAGGTGGTGATCGTCCCCATCCGGTTCGAGGAGGAGCCCGGGGTCCTGGAGCGGGCGCGGGTCCTCGCCGCGCGGCTGGGAGAACGTTTCCGGGTGCACCTGGACGACCGAGAGGAGTACACGCCCGGGTGGAAGTTCAACGAGTGGGAGCTCCGCGGCGTGCCGCTGCGCATCGAGCTGGGCCCCCGGGAGCTCCGGGGGGAGCAGGCGGTACTGGTGGCCCGGGACGGGGAGGGGGGCAAGCGATCGGTGCCGCTGGCGGGGATCGAGGAGGCGGTGGAGGCGGAGCTGGAGGCCGTGCAGCGAAGGATGTTCGAGCGGGCCCGGGAATTCCTCCAGACCCACACCCTGGCCGCCACCTCTTACGAGGAGGCCACGGAGCTCATCCGGCAGCGCCGGGGGTTCGTGCGGGTGCAGTGGTGCCTGGATCAGGGCTGTGAGGATCGGTTGCGGGAGGACACGGGGGGATCCCCCCGGGTGATCCCGGAGGAGCCTCCGGAGGGCACCTGCGTGGTCTGCGGCCAGCCCTCCCGGGCCGTGGTGTACTTCGCCCGGGCCTACTAG
- a CDS encoding molybdenum cofactor guanylyltransferase: protein MPHATGIVLAGGHSRRMGRDKATLPFGPDTLLGWVVRRVRSVCPRVLVVVREPGRYPGFEVVSDRFPGLGPLAGLHAGLSAAETELGVCVACDLPFVEPALLRHLLRRAGGADAAVPVVRGRPEPLCAVYRRTVLPHAEALLRAGGGSLRDLFARLRVHFVPEPEVRQVDPELVSFFNLNTPEDYERALYRLSGKS, encoded by the coding sequence GTGCCGCACGCTACGGGGATCGTGCTTGCGGGAGGCCACAGCCGGCGCATGGGCCGGGACAAGGCGACCTTGCCCTTCGGCCCGGACACCCTCCTCGGTTGGGTGGTGCGGCGGGTTCGATCCGTGTGCCCCAGGGTCCTGGTGGTGGTGCGGGAACCGGGCCGGTATCCGGGATTCGAGGTGGTTTCGGATCGGTTTCCGGGGCTCGGGCCGCTCGCGGGGCTGCACGCGGGGCTATCGGCCGCGGAGACGGAGCTGGGGGTCTGCGTGGCCTGTGACCTGCCGTTCGTGGAGCCCGCCCTCTTGCGCCACCTTCTCCGCCGCGCGGGGGGGGCGGATGCCGCGGTACCGGTGGTGCGGGGACGGCCGGAACCCCTCTGCGCGGTCTATCGCAGGACCGTCCTCCCCCATGCGGAAGCGCTCCTGCGGGCAGGTGGGGGATCCCTGCGGGATCTGTTTGCACGGTTGCGCGTGCACTTCGTGCCGGAGCCGGAGGTGCGGCAAGTGGACCCGGAGCTCGTGAGCTTCTTTAACCTGAACACCCCGGAGGACTACGAGCGAGCCCTCTACCGGCTATCGGGCAAGAGCTAG
- the mobB gene encoding molybdopterin-guanine dinucleotide biosynthesis protein B — MAEEAVALDLELAFQQLLREAEPVGTERVPVAAAAGRVAAESYVCPRPVPSFRRAAMDGYVVWEADVRDASPNRPVRLRITGEVRMGEEPAEGPGRGEAWAIPTGGALPRRGDRVIPIEQVRREQDVLVFSGPMPRKPHVAEPGEEARPGAVLVQRGEVIRPAAVGALAACGFGEIEVYRRPRVVLLATGDELVDPPALPPPGRVVNSNAPTLAAELVALGCEVRLGGIVPDAPESLAEAFRAALEEGHHVVLTTGAVSVGATDRVPRTWLDLGARRILGRVDLKPGGPFFAGRVGECWGIGLSGNPAACLAAYHLLVRPFLLRLGGHARIVRPVVLARLRSGPTREADRTRALWGRVFGEPPEVETLEEGGTLVGMSRANGLVLLRPGTPRLRPGSRVPVLCLDRREEATELRIPPAQPAPLVVGVVGASGSGKTTVIEGLLRRLRSDGRAVAAIKHAAHGFDPDRPGSDSHRMACAGARAVLVAGPEERFLRLRADPGAPSVERLVEELADASGGLDLVLVEGFRHRDHPVVRVGAGKDPQDGAWLEIPAFSELPRSRQEAVLDDLAARIRTWLREGGP; from the coding sequence GTGGCGGAGGAAGCGGTGGCCCTGGACCTGGAACTGGCCTTCCAGCAGCTCCTGCGGGAAGCGGAGCCGGTTGGGACGGAGCGCGTTCCCGTCGCCGCGGCCGCGGGGCGGGTGGCGGCGGAGTCCTACGTCTGCCCCCGGCCCGTCCCGTCTTTCCGGCGGGCGGCCATGGATGGGTACGTGGTTTGGGAGGCGGACGTGCGGGATGCCTCCCCGAACCGGCCTGTCCGGCTGAGGATCACGGGGGAGGTCCGCATGGGAGAGGAGCCCGCGGAAGGGCCAGGTCGCGGGGAAGCCTGGGCCATCCCCACGGGAGGTGCCCTGCCGCGCCGCGGAGACCGGGTGATCCCCATCGAGCAGGTACGGCGGGAGCAGGACGTGCTGGTCTTCTCCGGCCCCATGCCCCGGAAGCCTCATGTAGCGGAACCCGGAGAGGAGGCCCGCCCCGGCGCGGTGCTGGTGCAGCGGGGGGAGGTGATCCGGCCGGCCGCGGTGGGGGCCCTGGCCGCGTGCGGGTTCGGGGAGATCGAGGTGTACCGGAGACCGCGGGTGGTGCTCCTGGCCACGGGAGACGAGCTCGTTGACCCCCCCGCTCTTCCCCCTCCGGGGAGGGTAGTGAACTCCAACGCCCCCACCCTCGCCGCGGAGCTTGTGGCCCTCGGGTGCGAGGTGCGCCTCGGGGGCATCGTCCCGGATGCGCCGGAGAGCCTCGCGGAGGCTTTCCGGGCGGCCCTGGAGGAGGGCCACCACGTGGTCCTCACCACGGGCGCGGTTTCCGTGGGTGCCACGGATCGCGTCCCACGCACCTGGCTGGATCTCGGGGCCCGCCGGATCCTGGGACGGGTAGATCTCAAACCGGGAGGACCCTTCTTCGCGGGCCGGGTGGGGGAGTGCTGGGGGATCGGACTCTCCGGGAATCCCGCGGCGTGCCTCGCCGCCTATCACCTGCTCGTGCGCCCCTTCCTCCTGCGTCTTGGGGGTCACGCACGGATCGTGCGGCCCGTGGTCCTGGCCCGCCTGCGATCCGGCCCCACGCGGGAAGCGGACCGGACCCGGGCGTTGTGGGGTCGGGTTTTCGGGGAGCCGCCGGAGGTGGAGACCCTTGAAGAGGGAGGAACCCTGGTGGGGATGAGCCGGGCGAACGGGCTCGTCCTCCTGCGACCGGGGACCCCCAGGCTCCGTCCGGGCTCCCGGGTGCCGGTTCTCTGCCTGGACCGGCGGGAGGAGGCGACAGAGCTGCGCATCCCCCCGGCTCAACCCGCACCCCTCGTGGTGGGGGTAGTGGGCGCCTCCGGAAGCGGGAAGACCACGGTGATCGAAGGACTCCTGCGCCGGTTGCGGTCCGACGGGAGGGCGGTGGCGGCCATTAAGCACGCGGCCCACGGGTTTGACCCCGACCGGCCCGGGAGCGACAGCCACCGCATGGCCTGCGCGGGGGCTCGTGCGGTCCTCGTGGCGGGACCCGAGGAGCGTTTCCTCCGGCTTCGGGCAGATCCCGGAGCTCCGTCTGTGGAACGACTCGTGGAGGAGCTGGCGGACGCCTCGGGAGGCCTGGACCTCGTGCTGGTGGAGGGATTCCGACACCGGGACCACCCGGTGGTCCGGGTCGGTGCCGGCAAGGATCCCCAGGATGGGGCATGGCTGGAGATCCCTGCCTTCTCCGAGCTGCCAAGATCCAGACAGGAGGCGGTGCTGGACGACCTAGCTGCCCGGATCCGCACCTGGCTGCGGGAGGGGGGTCCGTGA
- a CDS encoding exopolysaccharide biosynthesis protein, with product MRFRFLPASGRMRDDAWSGHLRATGRRAVALAMHRLGHVPPGERPLSELLEEVFATKDERVVTVREIADRMNERGFGFALILLALPTMIPVLPPGTSGVVGGLYVLLAIQMALGRERPWLPRRVLDYRLSHRAAEGLRNRGVRMVRYLERFSRPRWTPMGDAALLRLCAAFVLAMGVVLFLPLPFLNTLPGLATLAMGVGLLNRDGILLAVGIGISLFVLSLVGVSAQALRGVLGWLLSLIR from the coding sequence ATGCGCTTCCGGTTTCTCCCCGCTTCCGGTAGAATGCGGGACGACGCGTGGAGTGGGCACCTGCGAGCCACTGGGCGGAGAGCCGTAGCTCTCGCCATGCATCGCCTCGGTCACGTCCCACCGGGAGAGCGGCCGCTGTCGGAGCTGCTGGAGGAGGTCTTTGCCACGAAGGACGAGCGGGTGGTCACCGTGCGGGAGATCGCGGATCGTATGAACGAGCGGGGGTTCGGATTTGCCCTCATCCTGCTCGCGCTGCCCACCATGATCCCCGTCCTCCCGCCGGGCACCTCCGGCGTGGTTGGCGGTCTCTACGTCCTCCTCGCCATCCAGATGGCCCTCGGCCGGGAGCGCCCCTGGCTTCCCCGTAGGGTTCTGGATTACCGGCTTTCCCACCGCGCGGCGGAAGGGCTGCGCAACCGCGGGGTCCGGATGGTGCGCTACCTAGAGCGCTTCTCCCGGCCCCGCTGGACGCCCATGGGGGACGCGGCCCTGCTGCGGCTGTGCGCGGCGTTCGTCCTGGCCATGGGTGTCGTGCTCTTCCTGCCCCTGCCGTTCCTCAATACCCTTCCCGGGCTCGCGACCCTCGCCATGGGCGTGGGGCTCCTGAACCGGGACGGCATCCTCTTGGCCGTCGGCATCGGGATCTCCCTTTTCGTCCTCTCCCTGGTGGGCGTGAGCGCGCAGGCGCTGCGGGGGGTGCTCGGATGGCTCCTCTCCCTGATCCGATGA
- a CDS encoding YbaK/EbsC family protein, with protein sequence MSEERLRFTTHPIPGKGRGRHLGFPTLNLHIPPDLRLAPGIYACWVRTGQAVYPGALHFGPIPVFGEEDPSLEVHLLDVGFGDPPSEVTVEVVRFLRPVQAFDSPQTLARQMAEDVARARAILEADRGVQRVAMALAHHGLPVRILRFPQGTRTAQEAAAALRTTPGQIVKSLVFLADGEPLLVLASGAHRVSREKLRRETNARVVRSADPETVQRITGFPVGAVSPLGLASEIPVYMDETLLRHEEVYAGAGAPDALFAISPADLRRITGARVADLKQEP encoded by the coding sequence ATGAGCGAGGAGCGGCTCCGCTTTACCACGCACCCCATCCCGGGGAAGGGACGGGGTCGACACCTCGGGTTCCCCACCCTGAACCTCCACATCCCCCCGGACCTCCGGCTCGCACCCGGGATCTATGCCTGCTGGGTGCGGACGGGACAGGCGGTTTACCCGGGGGCCCTCCACTTCGGTCCCATCCCCGTCTTCGGGGAGGAGGACCCCTCCCTGGAGGTCCACCTGCTCGACGTGGGTTTCGGGGACCCTCCCAGCGAGGTCACCGTGGAGGTGGTGCGGTTCTTGCGACCTGTACAGGCCTTTGATTCCCCCCAGACCCTCGCCCGGCAGATGGCGGAGGACGTGGCGCGGGCCCGGGCGATCCTGGAGGCCGACCGGGGCGTCCAGCGGGTCGCCATGGCGCTCGCCCACCACGGCCTTCCCGTCCGCATCCTGAGATTCCCCCAGGGCACCCGCACCGCACAGGAGGCCGCCGCGGCCTTGAGGACCACCCCGGGGCAGATCGTGAAGTCCCTGGTGTTCCTGGCGGACGGAGAGCCGCTGCTGGTGCTTGCCTCCGGCGCGCACCGGGTGAGCCGGGAGAAGCTCCGGAGGGAGACGAACGCCCGGGTGGTACGGTCCGCGGATCCAGAGACGGTGCAGCGCATCACGGGATTCCCGGTGGGAGCGGTCTCTCCCCTCGGGCTCGCCTCGGAAATCCCGGTTTACATGGACGAGACCCTGCTCCGGCACGAGGAGGTGTACGCGGGAGCGGGGGCTCCGGACGCCCTGTTCGCCATCTCCCCCGCCGACCTCCGTCGGATCACGGGGGCCCGGGTCGCGGATCTGAAGCAGGAGCCGTAG
- a CDS encoding class I SAM-dependent methyltransferase gives MDNPEHRFSFEKFSTHPFFRAVNAWLVDHARLSRNATVVDLGCGVGTVTEMILERLDPQAGAVVYAIDPSPSALEIAQSRIRSSIVHFLRGTAERLSQLVPQADAVLFCNAIHLVQEKALVCREVLSVLRKGGVFAFNTTFFEGAYPPETLRFYTMWVLRAIRFLRRQGIELARGVKATAMRWLTPEQYAEMLAQTGFGEIQMELQTHALSEQSLLDISEFDLFIEGALPGVPLEIASRALQEGVRQAFRELSLTAVPRTWLQVIARRT, from the coding sequence ATGGACAACCCGGAGCACCGGTTCTCCTTCGAGAAGTTCAGCACCCACCCGTTCTTCCGGGCGGTGAACGCCTGGCTCGTGGACCACGCCCGCCTCTCCCGAAACGCCACCGTGGTGGACCTGGGATGCGGCGTCGGAACCGTCACGGAGATGATCCTGGAGCGCCTGGATCCGCAGGCGGGTGCGGTGGTGTACGCCATCGACCCCTCCCCCTCCGCCCTGGAGATCGCCCAGTCCCGCATCCGCTCCTCCATCGTGCACTTCCTGCGGGGCACCGCGGAGCGGCTCAGCCAGCTCGTTCCCCAGGCGGACGCGGTCCTGTTCTGCAACGCCATCCATCTGGTCCAGGAAAAGGCCCTGGTGTGCCGGGAAGTTCTCTCCGTCCTCCGCAAGGGAGGGGTGTTCGCCTTCAACACCACCTTCTTTGAGGGCGCCTACCCCCCCGAGACTCTCCGCTTCTACACCATGTGGGTCCTGCGCGCCATCCGCTTCCTCCGACGACAGGGCATCGAGCTCGCTCGAGGGGTGAAGGCCACCGCCATGCGGTGGTTGACGCCCGAGCAGTACGCGGAGATGCTGGCCCAGACAGGATTCGGAGAGATCCAGATGGAGCTGCAGACCCACGCCCTCTCCGAACAGAGCCTGCTGGACATCAGCGAATTCGACCTGTTCATCGAGGGTGCCCTACCGGGCGTTCCCCTGGAGATCGCCTCACGGGCCCTCCAGGAGGGCGTGCGTCAGGCCTTCCGGGAGCTCAGCTTGACCGCGGTTCCCCGTACCTGGCTCCAGGTGATCGCGCGCCGGACGTAA
- a CDS encoding cold-shock protein, which produces MPVGTVKWFSPEKGYGFITPEDGGKDVFVHYTAIVGTGYRNLQEGQKVEYEVTQGQKGPQAANVRVIG; this is translated from the coding sequence ATGCCAGTCGGAACGGTGAAGTGGTTCAGCCCGGAGAAGGGGTACGGATTCATCACTCCGGAGGACGGCGGCAAGGACGTGTTCGTGCACTACACCGCCATCGTGGGGACCGGGTACCGGAACCTTCAGGAAGGGCAGAAGGTCGAGTACGAGGTCACGCAGGGCCAGAAAGGGCCGCAAGCCGCAAACGTCCGCGTCATCGGTTAA
- a CDS encoding S49 family peptidase yields the protein MGLVGLLVDLFLNFLRALWNLILGRLPVPAYVVVEVRGPLPERRLLLPPFVRWLRRPPPSLEEIREQLDRIASHPRIRGIVLTFRDLSAGWASLEGLRRALVRFRTRGKRVCAYLPTATLAEYYVASASDRILAPAGAELWLVGLRQEVPFLRAALDRLGILPQFHHVGEYKTALHPLLHERMPPEQREALAAILEDVLEHVIQAVSESRGLAPERVAEAIERGLLSAPEAQARNLVDALAYEEDLPDAVEPGRRVRIEPWSRVRRRLPRPYRWRILDRWAVGVVEVVGALVLGESQELPFPVPGIGRRLAGHETIARALRRAERDRRVRAVVLHVDSPGGFVVASDLLAREVHRLAKRKPVVVHMGNVAASGAYYLACSARHLVAAATSLTGSIGVVGGKLVVEEFLERHGVRPEVVAHPGTATLLSPYVPYTDRDWALLVGWMRQSYERFKAHVAASRGKSMEEVEAVARGRVWTGIRAKSLGLVDAIGDFEDAVQRARQLARLPRGAPVRTISPPPVPLLPAPPLQSLPAAAALLKEPVLWMMPAFPGNFC from the coding sequence GTGGGTCTTGTGGGTCTGCTGGTTGACCTGTTCCTGAACTTCCTCCGCGCCCTGTGGAACCTGATCCTGGGCCGGCTTCCGGTCCCTGCGTATGTGGTGGTGGAGGTCCGCGGCCCCCTCCCGGAGCGTCGGCTCCTCCTGCCCCCCTTCGTTCGGTGGCTGCGCCGCCCTCCGCCCAGCCTGGAGGAGATCCGGGAACAGCTGGACCGGATTGCGTCACATCCCCGCATTCGGGGAATCGTGCTGACCTTCCGAGACCTAAGCGCGGGCTGGGCCTCCCTGGAGGGCCTGCGCCGGGCGCTCGTGCGGTTCCGAACCCGGGGCAAGCGGGTCTGCGCGTACCTTCCCACCGCCACCCTCGCGGAGTACTACGTGGCCAGCGCCTCGGATCGGATCCTGGCCCCTGCGGGGGCGGAACTCTGGCTGGTGGGCCTGCGGCAGGAGGTCCCCTTCCTGCGTGCGGCCCTGGATCGCCTGGGGATCCTGCCTCAGTTTCACCACGTGGGGGAGTACAAGACCGCCCTGCACCCGCTTCTCCACGAGCGCATGCCGCCTGAGCAGCGAGAGGCCCTCGCCGCGATCCTGGAGGACGTGCTGGAGCACGTGATCCAGGCCGTCTCGGAAAGCCGGGGCCTCGCGCCCGAACGGGTGGCGGAGGCCATCGAGCGAGGGTTGCTCTCCGCGCCGGAAGCTCAGGCCCGGAACTTGGTGGACGCCTTGGCCTACGAGGAGGATCTCCCGGATGCGGTTGAGCCCGGTCGGCGGGTACGCATAGAGCCCTGGAGCCGGGTACGACGCCGGCTCCCGAGGCCGTACCGCTGGCGGATCCTGGACCGGTGGGCCGTGGGGGTGGTGGAGGTGGTGGGGGCCCTCGTGTTGGGCGAAAGCCAGGAGCTCCCCTTCCCGGTCCCCGGCATCGGCCGGCGGCTCGCAGGCCACGAGACCATCGCCCGGGCCCTCCGCCGGGCGGAGCGGGATCGACGCGTGCGGGCGGTGGTGCTGCACGTGGACTCGCCCGGCGGGTTCGTGGTCGCCTCGGACCTCCTGGCCCGGGAGGTGCACCGGCTGGCGAAGCGCAAGCCCGTGGTGGTGCACATGGGCAACGTGGCCGCAAGCGGGGCGTACTACCTGGCGTGCAGCGCCCGGCATCTGGTGGCCGCGGCCACCTCCCTCACGGGCTCCATCGGCGTGGTGGGCGGGAAGCTGGTGGTCGAGGAGTTCCTGGAGCGGCACGGGGTGCGGCCGGAGGTCGTGGCTCATCCCGGCACCGCCACCCTGCTCTCCCCCTACGTCCCGTACACGGATCGGGACTGGGCGCTGCTCGTGGGATGGATGCGGCAAAGTTATGAGCGATTTAAAGCGCACGTGGCGGCCTCGCGGGGCAAGTCCATGGAGGAGGTAGAAGCGGTGGCCCGGGGGCGGGTGTGGACGGGCATCCGGGCGAAGTCCCTCGGACTCGTGGACGCCATTGGCGATTTCGAGGACGCGGTACAACGGGCCCGGCAGCTGGCCCGGCTTCCCCGGGGAGCTCCGGTGCGCACCATCTCCCCGCCTCCCGTCCCGCTCCTCCCGGCCCCGCCCCTTCAGAGCCTGCCTGCGGCCGCGGCCCTGCTGAAGGAGCCCGTGCTTTGGATGATGCCCGCCTTCCCCGGAAATTTTTGTTGA